The Melitaea cinxia chromosome 24, ilMelCinx1.1, whole genome shotgun sequence genome window below encodes:
- the LOC123665751 gene encoding glycosylphosphatidylinositol anchor attachment 1 protein, translated as MGLLSDPEYGSVKWVRILKKIHAPLCFIFYIAAIAWFFMLANKEFNNETYFSENALLPGLVTNEFNGEHSANQFFKEFRQELEEKYEDTDEMPVPWLVAKMSQLDLEVYTHNFTLNYPLGQGQVFKGTNVYGILRAPRTSSLEALVVTAPYRSLSNHQKGTEAGIALMLAFAQFARPQKYWAKDIIFLITEHEQLGMQAWLEAYHGLQRDSASFYTSLDPGTLKGRSGSIQAAINLEFHTPKFKYIEVKIEGLNGQLPNLDLVNLVHKLCVKSGIHHSYKNSYSWIRTRNKMDEWVNGIWTMLGMVSAQIAGVPNGNHGLFHRFGIEAVTLEGRDADDPAGIPPRAHTLSYGNFYRLGITLESVLRSLNNLLERFHQSYFFYMLAATNRFISIGQYMPSLCLLCGAMLVRALSLWVTLQKDYDDQVEQPDKKTEKEAQDDEDDDLKDEVEDEMLKDKIEKDKDTDTGFSVFNMGGNYLLVHLLGYGVMNSPLLFSQIGAKYFDQPSEVSVFYGLIAISILLIIITPCFLKLRSSLTFEEMSRINILLLIELSTACLAIGMHNYPLGLCIAALYTPLALIVGVIDQKRSGFWLYLKRIFCLALHPLFIVSLALIVYSRVLFPEESLLSMVGRGRDAAMQAVMFSIVDSMIYGNWLFNVGSTVILPTWLLFWQILCNRVAT; from the exons atgggtCTCTTATCAGACCCTGAATACGGTTCTGTGAAATGGGTTAGGATACTCAAGAAGATACATGCTCCTCTATGTTTCATCTTTTATATAGCAGCGATTGCTTGGTTCTTTATGTTAGCGAATAAAGAGTTTAATAACGAGACGTATTTCTCCGAAAACGCGTTACTACCCGGTCTTGTTACCAATGAATTTAATGGTGAACATTCAGCTAATCAATTCTTTAAGGAGTTTCGGCAGGAGCTTGAG GAGAAATATGAAGATACCGATGAAATGCCGGTACCATGGTTGGTCGCTAAAATGTCGCAGTTGGATTTAGAAGTCTACACTCATAACTTTACGTTAAATTATCCTCTCGGACAGGGACAG GTCTTTAAAGGTACAAACGTGTATGGAATACTCCGTGCACCTCGGACATCATCGTTGGAAGCATTAGTCGTGACCGCTCCTTATCGTTCCCTATCCAATCACCAAAAGGGCACCGAGGCTGGAATCGCTCTCATGCTGGCTTTCGCACAGTTTGCACGAC cACAAAAGTATTGGGCAAAAGATATTATATTCCTAATAACGGAACATGAACAACTTGGAATGCAAGCGTGGCTAGAAGCATACCACGGCTTACAAAGAGACTCGGCTAGTTTCTACACATCTCTTG ACCCTGGCACATTAAAGGGAAGATCTGGGTCAATACAGGCGGCGATAAATTTggaatttcatactcctaagttta AATACATAGAAGTTAAAATCGAAGGTCTAAACGGACAATTACCTAACTTAGATCTCGTGAACTTGGTGCACAAGCTCTGTGTGAAGTCTGGAATAcatcattcatataaaaatag CTACTCCTGGATTCGAACTCGGAATAAAATGGACGAGTGGGTCAACGGTATTTGGACAATGCTTGGTATGGTATCGGCTCAAATTGCTGGG GTACCCAACGGTAATCATGGATTATTTCACCGGTTTGGAATCGAAGCGGTGACCCTCGAAGGTAGAGATGCAGATGACCCAGCGGGGATACCTCCTAGAGCACATACCCTAAGTTATGGAAACTTTTACCGACTTGGTATAACGTTGGAGAGTGTTTTACGTTCGTTGAATAACCTTCTGGAAAGATTCCATCAGAGCTACTTTTTCTATATGCTGGCAGCTACTAACAGGTTTATTTCTATTG gTCAATACATGCCATCCTTGTGTTTGCTATGTGGAGCGATGTTAGTACGAGCTCTGTCACTTTGGGTGACCCTGCAAAAAGATTACGATGATCAAGTAGAACAACCGGACAAAAAAACCGAAAAAGAAGCACaagatgatgaagatgatgatttAAAAGATGAAGTAGAAGATGAAATGTTAAAAGATAAGATAGAAAAAGATAAAGATACAGATACAGGCTTTAGTGTTTTTAATATGGGCGGTAATTATTTGTTGGTGCATCTCTTGGGCTACGGTGTTATGAATTCGCCGTTATTATTTAGTCAGATtg GAGCAAAATATTTCGACCAGCCATCAGAAGTGTCCGTATTCTATGGCCTCATAgcaatatctatattattaataataataacgccGTGTTTCCTGAAACTCCGATCTTCTCTAACGTTTGAAGAAATGTCaagaattaatatattattattaatagaactGTCGACAGCGTGCTTGGCTATCGGTATGCATAATTATCCACTGGGATTGTGCATCGCTGCCCTCTATACGCCATTGGCTTTGATAGTTGGAGTCATAGATCAGAAACGGAG cgGTTTCTGGCTTTACCTCAAGCGTATCTTCTGTCTCGCTCTACACCCACTGTTCATAGTTAGTCTCGCTCTGATCGTGTattcgcgggttctattcccggaGGAGTCACTCTTGTCTATGGTCGGTCGAGGTCGAGACGCGGCGATGCAGGCTGTCATGTTTTCTATTGTTGACTCTATG ataTACGGAAATTGGCTGTTTAATGTGGGGTCGACAGTCATCCTGCCTACGTGGCTGTTATTCTGGCAGATATTGTGCAATCGTGTTGCaacatag
- the LOC123665752 gene encoding transmembrane protease serine 9-like gives MSKDLFSAAALAIMLVFVIVKADNYDDKSGDDDDQNHNSLESESVEVYNSSSKEKPERVTGVKSHMKDNDVYACKDTELITKKQVGIRNYKTNYPYLVSVQKKGSHYASGALVDKRWILTVAREFYNVRESIKLYKARLGSVNCKKGGDLVPLKWIEVHPLYVYNEPNFDLAMLRIAKVLEFSEFIRPIKLSNVKGQVVNAKLLTAYWPRLLINGKVLPENANERLKPNSLRVSKQSLIPWNKCYKLSQIQNFSLDASSLCLEPIISHHSPCTPDAGAPIAADDYLWGITSGWTSLACSSYPSPTIFTRISSTRIRSWLDSLL, from the exons atgtctAAAGACTTATTTAGTGCAGCAGCATTAGCTATAATGTTAGTTTTTGTGATAGTAAAGGCTGATAATTATGATGATAAATCTGGTGATGATGACGATCAAAACCACAATTCACTAGAATCTGAAAGTGTTGAAGTATACAATTCAAGTTCAAAAGAGAAACCGGAAAGAGTGACAGGTGTAAAAAGTCATATGAAGGATAATG ACGTGTATGCGTGTAAGGACACCGAACTAATCACAAAAAAGCAAGTTGGCATACGAAATTATAAGACCAATTATCCGTACTTGGTTTCCGTTCAGAAAAAAGGGTCCCACTATGCCTCTGGTGCCCTGGTAGATAAGAGGTGGATATTGACTGTAGCTAGAGAGTTTTATAA TGTAAGAGAGTCGATAAAACTATACAAAGCTCGTCTTGGATCAGTAAACTGCAAGAAAGGCGGTGATCTGGTTCCACTGAAATGGATTGAAGTCCACCCCttatatgtttataatgaaCCAAATTTTGACCTCGCTATGTTGAGAATAGCAAAGGTTTTAGaattttcagaatttataaGACCTATTAAATTATCGAATGTAAAAGGACAAGTTGTGAATGCCAAACTTTTAACGGCATACTGGCCTAGATTATTA ATAAATGGCAAGGTACTGCCAGAAAATGCGAATGAACGGCTGAAACCGAACAGCTTGAGAGTTTCAAAACAAAGTTTGATACCGTGGAACAAATGCTACAAACTAAGTCAGATACAAAACTTTAGTCTAGACGCCTCCAGTCTTTGTCTAGAACCTATTATTTCTCACCACAGCCCATGCACG CCTGACGCTGGAGCTCCGATAGCAGCCGATGACTATCTCTGGGGCATCACGTCCGGCTGGACGTCACTAGCATGTTCGTCATATCCAAGTCCAACGATCTTTACACGAATCTCCTCAACTCGCATACGCTCCTGGTTAGATTCATTGTTATGA